A portion of the Halalkalicoccus tibetensis genome contains these proteins:
- a CDS encoding metal ABC transporter substrate-binding protein, whose translation MDLTRRSLLRGGAGALGASALAGCLSDVEGDGGGEGSGYAAFFAIWDWTQHVGGEEFDFENPVDVGEMGHGWEPGGDLAREIAGTDAFVYLDTPEFAWAQDVAAQLEADYDDVAVIDGMAGLEGELLPWDGGDQGDHDHGEDEVEPVDHEFDPATVEVAELDVIDRRTGEVTAYLHGDHWHGGVPDVPLDETIPVGAVFEDEEGRVLPLGEDEQFQLDATIAEGAQEIIGIESSGDEVAMAGLEEGRTQVVFELLSDGEVVFDTSTDGLDAEVVEAAPEEAPEFYDPHVWVDPVLVGEMVDTIAEALAEIDPDNAGTYEENAAAYGEELDAIDGEFERIAEEAERDVAVLAGHDSFQYIEERYGFDLHTPVGASPDETPSSGDIGDTIEFVNENGIEVILYDHFESPNLAETIVENSEASEIESVSPAEGTTSEWNDEGWGWIEQMEEINVPAFAKALGAE comes from the coding sequence ATGGATCTGACACGGCGGTCGCTGCTGCGTGGCGGCGCGGGGGCGCTCGGCGCCTCGGCGCTCGCGGGCTGTCTCAGCGACGTCGAGGGGGACGGCGGGGGAGAGGGATCCGGCTACGCCGCGTTCTTCGCGATCTGGGACTGGACCCAGCACGTCGGCGGCGAGGAGTTCGACTTCGAAAACCCGGTCGACGTCGGCGAGATGGGCCACGGCTGGGAGCCGGGCGGCGACCTCGCCCGGGAGATCGCCGGGACGGATGCCTTCGTCTACCTCGACACGCCGGAGTTCGCGTGGGCCCAGGACGTCGCCGCCCAGCTCGAGGCCGACTACGACGACGTCGCCGTCATCGACGGGATGGCGGGGCTGGAAGGTGAGCTCCTCCCGTGGGACGGTGGAGACCAGGGGGATCACGATCACGGGGAGGACGAGGTCGAGCCCGTCGACCACGAGTTCGATCCTGCGACCGTCGAGGTCGCCGAGCTCGACGTCATCGACCGGCGGACGGGCGAGGTCACGGCCTATCTCCACGGCGATCACTGGCACGGCGGCGTCCCCGACGTGCCCCTCGACGAGACGATTCCCGTGGGCGCGGTCTTCGAGGACGAGGAGGGGCGGGTGCTCCCGCTGGGCGAGGACGAGCAGTTCCAGCTCGACGCGACGATCGCCGAGGGCGCCCAGGAGATCATCGGGATCGAGTCGAGCGGCGACGAAGTGGCGATGGCCGGGCTCGAGGAGGGCCGCACGCAGGTCGTCTTCGAGCTCCTGAGCGACGGCGAGGTGGTCTTCGATACGAGCACCGACGGGCTCGACGCCGAGGTCGTCGAGGCCGCCCCCGAGGAGGCCCCCGAGTTCTACGACCCGCACGTCTGGGTCGACCCCGTCCTCGTGGGCGAGATGGTCGACACCATCGCCGAGGCGCTCGCCGAGATCGACCCCGACAACGCCGGGACCTACGAGGAGAACGCCGCGGCCTACGGGGAGGAGCTCGACGCGATCGACGGGGAGTTCGAGCGGATCGCCGAGGAGGCGGAACGCGACGTCGCGGTGCTCGCGGGCCACGACTCCTTCCAGTACATCGAGGAGCGCTACGGCTTCGATCTGCACACGCCGGTCGGGGCCTCGCCAGACGAGACGCCGAGCTCGGGCGACATCGGCGACACCATCGAGTTCGTGAACGAGAACGGGATCGAGGTGATCCTCTACGACCACTTCGAGTCGCCGAACCTCGCCGAGACGATCGTCGAGAACAGCGAGGCGAGCGAGATCGAGTCGGTCAGCCCCGCCGAGGGCACCACGAGCGAGTGGAACGACGAGGGCTGGGGCTGGATCGAGCAGATGGAGGAGATCAACGTTCCCGCGTTCGCGAAGGCCCTCGGGGCGGAGTGA